In Anthonomus grandis grandis chromosome 5, icAntGran1.3, whole genome shotgun sequence, the following are encoded in one genomic region:
- the LOC126736000 gene encoding uncharacterized protein LOC126736000 isoform X46: MKFKFSGYIFLLLVLPSLNCSLSAPSEAELSCNSTIFSCGVTLETGRYSNPSDPTCKSYLYCYFSGDRILEYKYTCSFGIFNPFTRTCDISYSCHCSAYTNTTHAATSTTIVTTTTELAVPDSEPTCVFGTNFTCTVTGKYANPYDSTCGTYIHCFSWIAGHTTQHIHSCLIGLFNPITQICDSAYVCPCKYKISTISDTTSTTVATTSTSPDICAVGTSFICSQTGRYASTIDTTCKSYIYCYRYSNGTVGQFGYNCSIGLFNPSTQTCDLTYVCPCIEETTLPLTSESTTITSVSSTSSSTSSNADTCAVGSSYSCSETGRYASPIDTTCKSYIYCYRYSNGTVGQFGYNCSIGLFNPSTQSCDLTYVCPCIEETTLPLTSESTTITSVSSTSSSTSSNADTCAVGSSFSCSETGRYASPIDTTCKSYIYCYRYSNGTVGQFGYNCSIGLFNPSTQSCDLTYVCPCIEETTLPLTSESTTITSVSSTSSSTSSNADTCAVGSSFSCSETGRYASPIDTTCKSYIYCYRYSNGTVGQFGYNCSIGLFNPSTQSCDLTYVCPCIEETTLPLTSESTTITSVSSTSSSTSSNTVTCAVGSSFSCSETGRYASPIDTTCKSYIYCYRYSNGTVGQFGYNCSIGLFNPSTQSCDLTYVCPCIEETTLPLTSESTTITSVSSTSSSTSSNADTCAVGSSFSCSETGRYASPIDTTCKSYIYCYRYSNGTVGQFGYNCSIGLFNPSTQSCDLTYVCPCIEETTLPLTSESTTITSVSSTSSSTSSNTDTCAVGSSFSCSETGRYASPIDTTCKSYIYCYRYSNGTVGQFGYNCSIGFFNPSTQSCDLTYVCPCIEETTLPLTSESTTITSVSSTISSTSSNADTCAVGSSYSCSETGRYASPIDTTCKSYIYCYRYSNGTVGQFGYNCSIGLFNPSTQSCDLTYVCPCIEETTLPLTSESTTITSVSSTSSSTSSNADTCAVGSSFSCSETGRYASPIDTTCKSYIYCYRYSNGTVGQFGYNCSIGLFNPSTQSCDLTYVCPCREETTLPLTSESTTITSVSSTSSSTSLNTDTCAVGSGFSCSETGRYASPIDTTCKSYIYCYRYSNGTVAQFGYNCSIGLFNPSTQSCDLAYVCPCIEETILP, from the exons ctGGTACTTCCTAGTCTCAACTGCAGCCTGTCAGCTCCATCCGAAGCCGAATTATCATGCAACAGTACCATTTTCTCATGTGGCGTAACTTTGGAGACTGGTAGATACTCAAATCCTAGTGATCCAACCTGTAAATCATACCTTTATTGCTATTTCTCTGGAGATCGAATACTGGAGTACAAATATACTTGCtcttttggaatatttaatcCATTTACCAGGACATGTGACATCTCGTACAGTTGCCATTGTTCTGCTTATACAAACACCACTCATGCTGCAACATCTACTACAATAGTGACTACAACAACTGAGTTAGCTGTGCCAGACAGTGAACCTACTTGTGTCTTCGGTACTAATTTTACCTGTACGGTAACAGGAAAATACGCCAACCCATATGACAGCACATGTGGGACTTATATTCACTGCTTTTCTTGGATAGCCGGTCATACTACACAACATATTCATTCCTGTttaattggtttatttaacCCAATTACTCAAATATGTGATTCAGCGTATGTATGCCCTTGCAAGTATAAAATATCGACAATATCTGATACTACTTCTACCACAGTTGCAACAACGTCAACTAGTCCTGATATTTGCGCCGTAGGCACCAGTTTTATTTGTTCTCAAACTGGTCGATATGCTAGTACTATTGATACTACATGTAAATCATATATCTACTGTTACCGCTATTCAAATGGAACTGTTGGGCAATTTGGGTATAACTGTTCTATTGGCCTTTTTAATCCTAGTACTCAAACCTGCGACCTCACATACGTGTGCCCTTGTATAGAAGAAACGACGCTACCATTAACATCTGAGTCCACCACGATCACCTCAGTTTCATCGACAAGTTCATCAACGTCTTCAAATGCCGATACTTGTGCCGTAG GTAGTAGTTATAGTTGTTCAGAAACTGGTAGATATGCTAGTCCAATCGACACTACATGTAAATCATATATTTACTGTTACCGGTATTCAAATGGAACTGTTGGACAATTTGGGTATAACTGTTCTATTGGTCTTTTTAATCCTAGTACTCAAAGCTGCGACCTCACATACGTGTGTCCTTGTATAGAAGAAACGACGCTACCATTAACATCTGAGTCCACCACGATCACCTCAGTTTCATCGACAAGTTCATCAACGTCTTCAAATGCCGATACTTGTGCCGTAGGTAGTAGTTTTAGTTGTTCAGAAACTGGTAGATATGCTAGTCCAATCGATACTACATGTAAATCATATATCTACTGTTACCGCTATTCAAATGGAACTGTTGGACAATTTGGGTATAACTGTTCTATTGGTCTTTTTAATCCTAGTACTCAAAGCTGCGACCTCACATACGTGTGTCCTTGTATAGAAGAAACGACGCTACCATTAACATCTGAGTCTACCACGATCACCTCAGTTTCATCGACAAGTTCATCAACGTCTTCAAATGCCGATACTTGTGCCGTAGGTAGTAGTTTTAGTTGTTCAGAAACTGGTAGATATGCTAGTCCAATCGATACTACATGTAAATCATATATCTACTGTTACCGCTATTCAAATGGAACTGTTGGACAATTTGGGTATAACTGTTCTATTGGTCTTTTTAATCCTAGTACTCAAAGCTGCGACCTCACATACGTGTGTCCTTGTATAGAAGAAACGACGCTACCATTAACATCTGAGTCCACCACGATCACCTCAGTTTCATCGACAAGTTCTTCAACGTCTTCAAATACCGTTACTTGTGCCGTAGGTAGCAGTTTTAGTTGTTCAGAAACTGGTAGATATGCTAGTCCAATCGATACTACATGTAAATCATATATCTACTGTTACCGCTATTCAAATGGAACTGTTGGACAATTTGGGTATAACTGTTCTATTGGTCTTTTTAATCCTAGTACTCAAAGCTGCGACCTCACATACGTGTGTCCTTGTATAGAAGAAACGACGCTACCATTAACATCTGAGTCCACCACGATCACCTCAGTTTCATCGACAAGTTCATCAACGTCTTCAAATGCCGATACTTGTGCCGTAGGTAGTAGTTTTAGTTGTTCAGAAACTGGTAGATATGCTAGTCCAATCGATACTACATGTAAATCATATATCTACTGTTACCGCTATTCAAATGGAACTGTTGGACAATTTGGGTATAACTGTTCTATTGGTCTTTTTAATCCTAGTACTCAAAGCTGCGACCTCACATACGTGTGTCCTTGTATAGAAGAAACGACGCTACCATTAACATCTGAGTCCACCACGATCACCTCAGTTTCATCGACAAGTTCATCAACGTCTTCAAATACCGATACTTGTGCCGTAGGTAGCAGTTTTAGTTGTTCAGAAACTGGTAGATATGCTAGTCCAATCGATACTACATGTAAATCATATATCTACTGTTACCGCTATTCAAATGGAACTGTTGGGCAATTTGGGTATAACTGTTCTATCGGATTTTTTAATCCTAGTACTCAAAGCTGTGACCTCACATACGTGTGTCCTTGTATAGAAGAAACGACGCTACCACTAACATCTGAGTCCACCACGATCACCTCAGTTTCATCGACAATTTCATCAACGTCTTCAAATGCCGATACTTGTGCCGTAGGTAGTAGTTATAGTTGTTCAGAAACTGGTAGATATGCTAGTCCAATCGACACTACATGTAAATCATATATTTACTGTTACCGGTATTCAAATGGAACTGTTGGACAATTTGGGTATAACTGTTCTATTGGTCTTTTTAATCCTAGTACTCAAAGCTGCGACCTCACATACGTGTGTCCTTGTATAGAAGAAACGACGCTACCATTAACATCTGAGTCCACCACGATCACCTCAGTTTCATCGACAAGTTCATCAACGTCTTCAAATGCCGATACTTGTGCCGTAGGTAGTAGTTTTAGTTGTTCAGAAACTGGTAGATATGCTAGTCCAATCGATACTACATGTAAATCATATATCTACTGTTACCGCTATTCAAATGGAACTGTTGGACAATTTGGGTATAACTGTTCTATTGGTCTTTTTAATCCTAGTACTCAAAGCTGCGACCTCACATACGTGTGTCCTTGTAGAGAAGAAACGACGCTACCATTAACATCTGAGTCCACCACGATCACCTCAGTTTCATCGACAAGTTCATCAACGTCTTTAAATACTGATACTTGTGCCGTAGGTAGCGGTTTTAGTTGTTCAGAAACTGGTAGATATGCTAGTCCAATCGACACTACATGTAAATCATATATTTACTGTTACCGGTATTCAAATGGAACTGTTGCGCAATTTGGGTATAATTGTTCTATTGGACTTTTCAATCCTAGTACTCAAAGCTGTGACCTTGCTTACGTATGTCCCTGTATAGAAGAAACTATTCTACcataa
- the LOC126736000 gene encoding uncharacterized protein LOC126736000 isoform X3, whose translation MKFKFSGYIFLLLVLPSLNCSLSAPSEAELSCNSTIFSCGVTLETGRYSNPSDPTCKSYLYCYFSGDRILEYKYTCSFGIFNPFTRTCDISYSCHCSAYTNTTHAATSTTIVTTTTELAVPDSEPTCVFGTNFTCTVTGKYANPYDSTCGTYIHCFSWIAGHTTQHIHSCLIGLFNPITQICDSAYVCPCKYKISTISDTTSTTVATTSTSPDICAVGTSFICSQTGRYASTIDTTCKSYIYCYRYSNGTVGQFGYNCSIGLFNPSTQTCDLTYVCPCIEETTLPLTSESTTITSVSSTSSSTSSNADTCAVGSSFSCSETGRYASPIDTTCKSYIYCYRYSNGTVGQFGYNCSIGLFNPNTQSCDLTYVCPCIEETTLPLTSESTTITSVSSTSSSTSSNADTCAVGSSFSCSETGRYASPIDTTCKSYIYCYRYSNGTVGQFGYNCSIGLFNPSTQSCDLTYVCPCIEETTLPLTSESTTITSVSSTSSSTSSNADTCAVGSSFSCSETGRYASPIDTTCKSYIYCYRYSNGTVGQFGYNCSIGLFNPSTQSCDLTYVCPCIEETTLPLTSESTTITSVSSTSSSTSSNTVTCAVGSSFSCSETGRYASPIDTTCKSYIYCYRYSNGTVGQFGYNCSIGLFNPSTQSCDLTYVCPCIEETTLPLTSESTTITSVSSTSSSTSSNADTCAVGSSFSCSETGRYASPIDTTCKSYIYCYRYSNGTVGQFGYNCSIGLFNPSTQSCDLTYVCPCIEETTLPLTSESTTITSVSSTSSSTSSNTDTCAVGSSFSCSETGRYASPIDTTCKSYIYCYRYSNGTVGQFGYNCSIGFFNPSTQSCDLTYVCPCIEETTLPLTSESTTITSVSSTISSTSSNADTCAVGSSYSCSETGRYASPIDTTCKSYIYCYRYSNGTVGQFGYNCSIGLFNPSTQSCDLTYVCPCIEETTLPLTSESTTITSVSSTSSSTSSNADTCAVGSSFSCSETGRYASPIDTTCKSYIYCYRYSNGTVGQFGYNCSIGLFNPSTQSCDLTYVCPCIEETTLPLTSESTTITSVSSTSSSTSSNADTCAVGSSFSCSETGRYASPIDTTCKSYIYCYRYSNGTVGQFGYNCSIGLFNPSTQSCDLTYVCPCIEETTLPLTSESTTITSVSSTSSSTSSNTVTCAVGSSFSCSETGRYASPIDTTCKSYIYCYRYSNGTVGQFGYNCSIGLFNPSTQSCDLTYVCPCIEETTLPLTSESTTITSVSSTSSSTSSNADTCAVGSSFSCSETGRYASPIDTTCKSYIYCYRYSNGTVGQFGYNCSIGLFNPSTQSCDLTYVCPCIEETTLPLTSESTTITSVSSTSSSTSSNTDTCAVGSSFSCSETGRYASPIDTTCKSYIYCYRYSNGTVGQFGYNCSIGFFNPSTQSCDLTYVCPCIEETTLPLTSESTTITSVSSTISSTSSNADTCAVGSSYSCSETGRYASPIDTTCKSYIYCYRYSNGTVGQFGYNCSIGLFNPSTQSCDLTYVCPCIEETTLPLTSESTTITSVSSTSSSTSSNADTCAVGSSFSCSETGRYASPIDTTCKSYIYCYRYSNGTVGQFGYNCSIGLFNPSTQSCDLTYVCPCREETTLPLTSESTTITSVSSTSSSTSLNTDTCAVGSGFSCSETGRYASPIDTTCKSYIYCYRYSNGTVAQFGYNCSIGLFNPSTQSCDLAYVCPCIEETILP comes from the exons ctGGTACTTCCTAGTCTCAACTGCAGCCTGTCAGCTCCATCCGAAGCCGAATTATCATGCAACAGTACCATTTTCTCATGTGGCGTAACTTTGGAGACTGGTAGATACTCAAATCCTAGTGATCCAACCTGTAAATCATACCTTTATTGCTATTTCTCTGGAGATCGAATACTGGAGTACAAATATACTTGCtcttttggaatatttaatcCATTTACCAGGACATGTGACATCTCGTACAGTTGCCATTGTTCTGCTTATACAAACACCACTCATGCTGCAACATCTACTACAATAGTGACTACAACAACTGAGTTAGCTGTGCCAGACAGTGAACCTACTTGTGTCTTCGGTACTAATTTTACCTGTACGGTAACAGGAAAATACGCCAACCCATATGACAGCACATGTGGGACTTATATTCACTGCTTTTCTTGGATAGCCGGTCATACTACACAACATATTCATTCCTGTttaattggtttatttaacCCAATTACTCAAATATGTGATTCAGCGTATGTATGCCCTTGCAAGTATAAAATATCGACAATATCTGATACTACTTCTACCACAGTTGCAACAACGTCAACTAGTCCTGATATTTGCGCCGTAGGCACCAGTTTTATTTGTTCTCAAACTGGTCGATATGCTAGTACTATTGATACTACATGTAAATCATATATCTACTGTTACCGCTATTCAAATGGAACTGTTGGGCAATTTGGGTATAACTGTTCTATTGGCCTTTTTAATCCTAGTACTCAAACCTGCGACCTCACATACGTGTGCCCTTGTATAGAAGAAACGACGCTACCATTAACATCTGAGTCCACCACGATCACCTCAGTTTCATCGACAAGTTCATCAACGTCTTCAAATGCCGATACTTGTGCCGTAGGTAGCAGTTTTAGTTGTTCAGAAACTGGTAGATATGCTAGTCCAATCGATACTACATGTAAATCATATATCTACTGTTACCGTTATTCAAATGGAACTGTTGGACAATTTGGGTATAATTGTTCTATTGGACTTTTTAATCCTAATACTCAAAGCTGTGAC CTCACATACGTGTGTCCTTGTATAGAAGAAACGACGCTACCATTAACATCTGAGTCCACCACGATCACCTCAGTTTCATCGACAAGTTCATCAACGTCTTCAAATGCCGATACTTGTGCCGTAGGTAGTAGTTTTAGTTGTTCAGAAACTGGTAGATATGCTAGTCCAATCGATACTACATGTAAATCATATATCTACTGTTACCGCTATTCAAATGGAACTGTTGGACAATTTGGGTATAACTGTTCTATTGGTCTTTTTAATCCTAGTACTCAAAGCTGCGACCTCACATACGTGTGTCCTTGTATAGAAGAAACGACGCTACCATTAACATCTGAGTCTACCACGATCACCTCAGTTTCATCGACAAGTTCATCAACGTCTTCAAATGCCGATACTTGTGCCGTAGGTAGTAGTTTTAGTTGTTCAGAAACTGGTAGATATGCTAGTCCAATCGATACTACATGTAAATCATATATCTACTGTTACCGCTATTCAAATGGAACTGTTGGACAATTTGGGTATAACTGTTCTATTGGTCTTTTTAATCCTAGTACTCAAAGCTGCGACCTCACATACGTGTGTCCTTGTATAGAAGAAACGACGCTACCATTAACATCTGAGTCCACCACGATCACCTCAGTTTCATCGACAAGTTCTTCAACGTCTTCAAATACCGTTACTTGTGCCGTAGGTAGCAGTTTTAGTTGTTCAGAAACTGGTAGATATGCTAGTCCAATCGATACTACATGTAAATCATATATCTACTGTTACCGCTATTCAAATGGAACTGTTGGACAATTTGGGTATAACTGTTCTATTGGTCTTTTTAATCCTAGTACTCAAAGCTGCGACCTCACATACGTGTGTCCTTGTATAGAAGAAACGACGCTACCATTAACATCTGAGTCCACCACGATCACCTCAGTTTCATCGACAAGTTCATCAACGTCTTCAAATGCCGATACTTGTGCCGTAGGTAGTAGTTTTAGTTGTTCAGAAACTGGTAGATATGCTAGTCCAATCGATACTACATGTAAATCATATATCTACTGTTACCGCTATTCAAATGGAACTGTTGGACAATTTGGGTATAACTGTTCTATTGGTCTTTTTAATCCTAGTACTCAAAGCTGCGACCTCACATACGTGTGTCCTTGTATAGAAGAAACGACGCTACCATTAACATCTGAGTCCACCACGATCACCTCAGTTTCATCGACAAGTTCATCAACGTCTTCAAATACCGATACTTGTGCCGTAGGTAGCAGTTTTAGTTGTTCAGAAACTGGTAGATATGCTAGTCCAATCGATACTACATGTAAATCATATATCTACTGTTACCGCTATTCAAATGGAACTGTTGGGCAATTTGGGTATAACTGTTCTATCGGATTTTTTAATCCTAGTACTCAAAGCTGTGACCTCACATACGTGTGTCCTTGTATAGAAGAAACGACGCTACCACTAACATCTGAGTCCACCACGATCACCTCAGTTTCATCGACAATTTCATCAACGTCTTCAAATGCCGATACTTGTGCCGTAGGTAGTAGTTATAGTTGTTCAGAAACTGGTAGATATGCTAGTCCAATCGACACTACATGTAAATCATATATTTACTGTTACCGGTATTCAAATGGAACTGTTGGACAATTTGGGTATAACTGTTCTATTGGTCTTTTTAATCCTAGTACTCAAAGCTGCGACCTCACATACGTGTGTCCTTGTATAGAAGAAACGACGCTACCATTAACATCTGAGTCCACCACGATCACCTCAGTTTCATCGACAAGTTCATCAACGTCTTCAAATGCCGATACTTGTGCCGTAGGTAGTAGTTTTAGTTGTTCAGAAACTGGTAGATATGCTAGTCCAATCGATACTACATGTAAATCATATATCTACTGTTACCGCTATTCAAATGGAACTGTTGGACAATTTGGGTATAACTGTTCTATTGGTCTTTTTAATCCTAGTACTCAAAGCTGCGACCTCACATACGTGTGTCCTTGTATAGAAGAAACGACGCTACCATTAACATCTGAGTCTACCACGATCACCTCAGTTTCATCGACAAGTTCATCAACGTCTTCAAATGCCGATACTTGTGCCGTAGGTAGTAGTTTTAGTTGTTCAGAAACTGGTAGATATGCTAGTCCAATCGATACTACATGTAAATCATATATCTACTGTTACCGCTATTCAAATGGAACTGTTGGACAATTTGGGTATAACTGTTCTATTGGTCTTTTTAATCCTAGTACTCAAAGCTGCGACCTCACATACGTGTGTCCTTGTATAGAAGAAACGACGCTACCATTAACATCTGAGTCCACCACGATCACCTCAGTTTCATCGACAAGTTCTTCAACGTCTTCAAATACCGTTACTTGTGCCGTAGGTAGCAGTTTTAGTTGTTCAGAAACTGGTAGATATGCTAGTCCAATCGATACTACATGTAAATCATATATCTACTGTTACCGCTATTCAAATGGAACTGTTGGACAATTTGGGTATAACTGTTCTATTGGTCTTTTTAATCCTAGTACTCAAAGCTGCGACCTCACATACGTGTGTCCTTGTATAGAAGAAACGACGCTACCATTAACATCTGAGTCCACCACGATCACCTCAGTTTCATCGACAAGTTCATCAACGTCTTCAAATGCCGATACTTGTGCCGTAGGTAGTAGTTTTAGTTGTTCAGAAACTGGTAGATATGCTAGTCCAATCGATACTACATGTAAATCATATATCTACTGTTACCGCTATTCAAATGGAACTGTTGGACAATTTGGGTATAACTGTTCTATTGGTCTTTTTAATCCTAGTACTCAAAGCTGCGACCTCACATACGTGTGTCCTTGTATAGAAGAAACGACGCTACCATTAACATCTGAGTCCACCACGATCACCTCAGTTTCATCGACAAGTTCATCAACGTCTTCAAATACCGATACTTGTGCCGTAGGTAGCAGTTTTAGTTGTTCAGAAACTGGTAGATATGCTAGTCCAATCGATACTACATGTAAATCATATATCTACTGTTACCGCTATTCAAATGGAACTGTTGGGCAATTTGGGTATAACTGTTCTATCGGATTTTTTAATCCTAGTACTCAAAGCTGTGACCTCACATACGTGTGTCCTTGTATAGAAGAAACGACGCTACCACTAACATCTGAGTCCACCACGATCACCTCAGTTTCATCGACAATTTCATCAACGTCTTCAAATGCCGATACTTGTGCCGTAGGTAGTAGTTATAGTTGTTCAGAAACTGGTAGATATGCTAGTCCAATCGACACTACATGTAAATCATATATTTACTGTTACCGGTATTCAAATGGAACTGTTGGACAATTTGGGTATAACTGTTCTATTGGTCTTTTTAATCCTAGTACTCAAAGCTGCGACCTCACATACGTGTGTCCTTGTATAGAAGAAACGACGCTACCATTAACATCTGAGTCCACCACGATCACCTCAGTTTCATCGACAAGTTCATCAACGTCTTCAAATGCCGATACTTGTGCCGTAGGTAGTAGTTTTAGTTGTTCAGAAACTGGTAGATATGCTAGTCCAATCGATACTACATGTAAATCATATATCTACTGTTACCGCTATTCAAATGGAACTGTTGGACAATTTGGGTATAACTGTTCTATTGGTCTTTTTAATCCTAGTACTCAAAGCTGCGACCTCACATACGTGTGTCCTTGTAGAGAAGAAACGACGCTACCATTAACATCTGAGTCCACCACGATCACCTCAGTTTCATCGACAAGTTCATCAACGTCTTTAAATACTGATACTTGTGCCGTAGGTAGCGGTTTTAGTTGTTCAGAAACTGGTAGATATGCTAGTCCAATCGACACTACATGTAAATCATATATTTACTGTTACCGGTATTCAAATGGAACTGTTGCGCAATTTGGGTATAATTGTTCTATTGGACTTTTCAATCCTAGTACTCAAAGCTGTGACCTTGCTTACGTATGTCCCTGTATAGAAGAAACTATTCTACcataa